The Paramisgurnus dabryanus chromosome 1, PD_genome_1.1, whole genome shotgun sequence genome includes a window with the following:
- the LOC135774918 gene encoding galactose-specific lectin nattectin-like, translating to MTKRLMEVMRALAFLFLVFSVENAAAHECHHGWTPFGTKCYKFFSESVDWVTAEKNCQSFDANLASVRNIVQNNFLLSLLVPADTQAWIGGHDGEVEGQWLWAEGSQFDLTNWCSGQPDNYGGQENCLGINYDNNHCWNDKPCSITMSYICAKPLIS from the exons ATGACAAAAAG ACTCATGGAAGTCATGAGAGCTCTTGCGTTTCTTTTTTTGGTCTTTTCTGTTGAGAATGCAGCAG CTCATGAATGTCATCATGGATGGACACCTTTTGGTACGAAATGCTACAAATTCTTCTCTGAGTCAGTTGACTGGGTCACAGCTGAG aaAAACTGTCAATCCTTTGATGCAAATCTTGCATCTGTGCGCAATATAGTGCAAAACAACTTTCTCCTGAGTCTGCTTGTGCCTGCTGACACACAAGCTTGGATTGGTGGCCATGATGGTGAAGTG GAAGGACAATGGCTTTGGGCTGAGGGATCTCAGTTTGACCTTACCAACTGGTGCTCTGGACAACCTGACAATTATGGTGGTCAAGAGAACTGCCTGGGGATAAACTATGACA ATAACCATTGCTGGAATGATAAGCCCTGTTCAATCACAATGAGCtacatttgtgcaaaacctCTGATATcgtaa
- the LOC135779097 gene encoding galactose-specific lectin nattectin-like, with the protein MDAQGKCPNEWTPFGVQCYKFFPQSVDWATAEKNCQSVGANLASVRNTVESNFLLSLVPADTKTWIGGHDAAVEGQWLWTDGSQFDFTNWCSGQPDNKGGNEHCLEVNYRNDLCWNDQPCSITLSYICAKSMRS; encoded by the exons atGGATG CTCAAGGGAAATGCCCAAATGAATGGACACCTTTTGGTGTGCAATGCTACAAATTCTTCCCTCAGTCAGTGGACTGGGCCACAGCTGAG aaAAACTGTCAATCTGTTGGTGCAAATCTTGCATCTGTGCGCAATACAGTCGAAAGCAACTTTCTCCTGAGTCTTGTTCCTGCTGACACAAAAACTTGGATTGGTGGCCATGATGCTGCAGTG GAAGGACAATGGCTGTGGACTGATGGATCTCAATTTGACTTTACCAACTGGTGCTCTGGACAACCTGACAATAAAGGTGGTAACGAGCACTGCCTGGAAGTAAACTACAGAA ATGACCTTTGCTGGAACGATCAGCCCTGTTCAATCACATTAAGCTACATTTGTGCCAAATCAATGAGATCATGA